A DNA window from Ostrea edulis chromosome 5, xbOstEdul1.1, whole genome shotgun sequence contains the following coding sequences:
- the LOC125652385 gene encoding uncharacterized protein LOC125652385 isoform X2, translating into MRSNLVHFFGKLSAEIMVTCAPIGWSGYANLLHYKTVAPCKSEVGMYNTIYKNVSRKFLPKDVYDNSQRKLAKKVLKNQKRMHETQRPKPDLRLRRYVQNPSNDPTYAARSDNVFHERPFFPPIRKNLPITSYLPYSPKEVSTIVKRLSTYDKYRVPESRGYPIPTPEPSWTKEMKKYNEDDIQEVVNRLSHYDPEFHPPESRGSVRTHLQSRGTTAATQAPSRGKSSKEKSEVDGKPLNTAVQN; encoded by the exons ATG AGAAGCAATTTGGTTCATTTTTTCGGGAAATTATCTGCTGAAATCATGGTGACTTGCGCACCTATTGGATGGTCAGGCTATGCCAATTTACTGCACTACAAGACTGTTGCTCCTTGCAAAAGTGAAGTAGGGATGtacaatacaatttacaaaAATGTCTCTAGAAAGTTTTTACCGAAGGATGTTTACGACAATTCTCAACGGAAACTTGCCAAGAAAGTCCTCAAGAACCAGAAACGAATGCATGAAACGCAAAGACCGAAACCTGACTTGCGCCTCCGTCGTTATGTTCAAAATCCATCTAATGATCCAACTTATGCTGCAAGATCTGACAATGTATTTCATGAGAGACCCTTTTTCCCACCAATTAGAAAAAACCTCCCCATTACATCATACCTTCCTTATTCTCCCAAAGAGGTGAGCACGATTGTGAAGAGATTGTCTACATATGATAAATACCGAGTCCCAGAATCACGTGGATACCCAATACCTACACCAGAGCCTAGTTGGACAAAggaaatgaaaaaatacaacgAAGATGATATCCAAGAAGTCGTGAATCGTTTGTCGCATTATGATCCAGAATTCCATCCGCCAGAGTCTCGTGGATCTGTGAGAACACACCTGCAGTCACGTGGTACCACAGCTGCAACACAGGCACCCTCACGCGGTAAAAGTTCAAAAGAGAAGTCTGAGGTTGATGGAAAACCATTGAATACAGCAGTTCAGAATTGA
- the LOC125652385 gene encoding uncharacterized protein LOC125652385 isoform X3: MVTCAPIGWSGYANLLHYKTVAPCKSEVGMYNTIYKNVSRKFLPKDVYDNSQRKLAKKVLKNQKRMHETQRPKPDLRLRRYVQNPSNDPTYAARSDNVFHERPFFPPIRKNLPITSYLPYSPKEVSTIVKRLSTYDKYRVPESRGYPIPTPEPSWTKEMKKYNEDDIQEVVNRLSHYDPEFHPPESRGSVRTHLQSRGTTAATQAPSRGKSSKEKSEVDGKPLNTAVQN, from the coding sequence ATGGTGACTTGCGCACCTATTGGATGGTCAGGCTATGCCAATTTACTGCACTACAAGACTGTTGCTCCTTGCAAAAGTGAAGTAGGGATGtacaatacaatttacaaaAATGTCTCTAGAAAGTTTTTACCGAAGGATGTTTACGACAATTCTCAACGGAAACTTGCCAAGAAAGTCCTCAAGAACCAGAAACGAATGCATGAAACGCAAAGACCGAAACCTGACTTGCGCCTCCGTCGTTATGTTCAAAATCCATCTAATGATCCAACTTATGCTGCAAGATCTGACAATGTATTTCATGAGAGACCCTTTTTCCCACCAATTAGAAAAAACCTCCCCATTACATCATACCTTCCTTATTCTCCCAAAGAGGTGAGCACGATTGTGAAGAGATTGTCTACATATGATAAATACCGAGTCCCAGAATCACGTGGATACCCAATACCTACACCAGAGCCTAGTTGGACAAAggaaatgaaaaaatacaacgAAGATGATATCCAAGAAGTCGTGAATCGTTTGTCGCATTATGATCCAGAATTCCATCCGCCAGAGTCTCGTGGATCTGTGAGAACACACCTGCAGTCACGTGGTACCACAGCTGCAACACAGGCACCCTCACGCGGTAAAAGTTCAAAAGAGAAGTCTGAGGTTGATGGAAAACCATTGAATACAGCAGTTCAGAATTGA
- the LOC125652385 gene encoding uncharacterized protein LOC125652385 isoform X1: MVCGANGNRSNLVHFFGKLSAEIMVTCAPIGWSGYANLLHYKTVAPCKSEVGMYNTIYKNVSRKFLPKDVYDNSQRKLAKKVLKNQKRMHETQRPKPDLRLRRYVQNPSNDPTYAARSDNVFHERPFFPPIRKNLPITSYLPYSPKEVSTIVKRLSTYDKYRVPESRGYPIPTPEPSWTKEMKKYNEDDIQEVVNRLSHYDPEFHPPESRGSVRTHLQSRGTTAATQAPSRGKSSKEKSEVDGKPLNTAVQN, translated from the exons ATGGTATGTGGTGCAAATGGAAAT AGAAGCAATTTGGTTCATTTTTTCGGGAAATTATCTGCTGAAATCATGGTGACTTGCGCACCTATTGGATGGTCAGGCTATGCCAATTTACTGCACTACAAGACTGTTGCTCCTTGCAAAAGTGAAGTAGGGATGtacaatacaatttacaaaAATGTCTCTAGAAAGTTTTTACCGAAGGATGTTTACGACAATTCTCAACGGAAACTTGCCAAGAAAGTCCTCAAGAACCAGAAACGAATGCATGAAACGCAAAGACCGAAACCTGACTTGCGCCTCCGTCGTTATGTTCAAAATCCATCTAATGATCCAACTTATGCTGCAAGATCTGACAATGTATTTCATGAGAGACCCTTTTTCCCACCAATTAGAAAAAACCTCCCCATTACATCATACCTTCCTTATTCTCCCAAAGAGGTGAGCACGATTGTGAAGAGATTGTCTACATATGATAAATACCGAGTCCCAGAATCACGTGGATACCCAATACCTACACCAGAGCCTAGTTGGACAAAggaaatgaaaaaatacaacgAAGATGATATCCAAGAAGTCGTGAATCGTTTGTCGCATTATGATCCAGAATTCCATCCGCCAGAGTCTCGTGGATCTGTGAGAACACACCTGCAGTCACGTGGTACCACAGCTGCAACACAGGCACCCTCACGCGGTAAAAGTTCAAAAGAGAAGTCTGAGGTTGATGGAAAACCATTGAATACAGCAGTTCAGAATTGA